In Drosophila subpulchrella strain 33 F10 #4 breed RU33 chromosome 3R, RU_Dsub_v1.1 Primary Assembly, whole genome shotgun sequence, the following are encoded in one genomic region:
- the LOC119557963 gene encoding baculoviral IAP repeat-containing protein 5: MESPAINDIAAGMGGEKLEVFRKLNLLEQHRVESFKSWPFPETALCSISKMAEAGFYWTGTKRENDTATCFVCGKTLDGWESEDDPWMEHRKHAPQCEFAKLSCPEKNLTVSQFLEILGTVVKGSIEKTCKAFKASFIRENEERLNEFTHNQK; the protein is encoded by the exons atggAATCTCCGGCGATCAATGATATTGCAGCTGGCATGGGTGGCGAGAAGCTGGAGGTCTTCCGGAAGCTGAATCTCCTGGAACAGCATCGCGTGGAGAGCTTCAAGAGTTGGCCCTTTCCAGAAACGGCTTTGTGCAGCATTTCAAAG ATGGCCGAGGCGGGATTCTATTGGACGGGCACAAAGCGGGAAAACGATACCGCCACTTGCTTTGTGTGCGGGAAAACGCTCGATGGCTGGGAATCTGAGGATGACCCGTGGATGGAACATCGCAAACATGCCCCTCAGTGCGAGTTCGCCAAGCTATCGTGTCCCGAAAAGAATTTAACT GTCTCGCAATTCCTCGAAATACTTGGAACTGTTGTAAAAGGCAGCATAGAGAAAACCTGCAAAGCCTTCAAAGCTAGCTTCATTCGGGAAAACGAGGAGCGTCTAAATGAGTTTACACACAATCAAAAATAG
- the LOC119554689 gene encoding single-strand selective monofunctional uracil-DNA glycosylase has translation MLKRKLNQQKDNLEDVESKKSLPNEESTISDFFSQPLWLKFYNTEVKLNEVLEELTPPPNIKCIYNPIVYASQLHCDYVRRFLSGPKKLVFIGMNPGPNGMAQTGIPFGNVRTVKLLLQLSGSVDKPPVEHPKRPVLGLDCKIEEPSGVRLWELFLRLAGNVNIFTQQCFVHNFCPLAFFDEAGKNLTPSELKGPYKKQLRDLCLETLEEQLVLLKPQVLVAVGEYVHTALKGSRYCQSDAVSVLRLPHPSPRSVNNNDWPNKARAFLEENNLIRFLRNEA, from the exons ATGTTAAAACGCAAATTAAACCAGCAAAAAGATAATCTGGAGGATGTGGAGTCGAAAAAGTCACTTCCAAATGAGGAAAGTACCATATCCGATTTCTTCAGCCAGCCTCTGTGGTTGAAATTCTATAACACCGAGGTCAAGTTAAACGAGGTGCTAGAAGAACTGACCCCCCCTCCGAACATTAAGTGCATCTACAACCCCATAGTGTATGCGTCACAACTGCACTGTGATTATGTGCGACGGTTTTTGAGTGGTCCGAAAAAGCTGGTGTTTATTGGGATGAATCCAGGACCCAATGGAATGGCTCAAACCGGG ATACCCTTTGGCAACGTGCGCACTGTTAAACTTTTGCTGCAACTATCAGGATCTGTGGACAAACCTCCTGTCGAACATCCCAAACGTCCTGTTTTGGGCCTGGACTGCAAGATTGAGGAGCCCAGTGGTGTTCGCCTATGGGAGTTATTTCTGCGATTGGCTGGAAACGTAAACATCTTCACCCAGCAATGCTTTGTGCACAATTTTTGTCCTCTGGCCTTCTTCGATGAAGCGGGCAAAAACCTAACGCCCAGTGAATTGAAAGGGCCTTACAAAAAGCAGCTGCGGGACCTTTGTTTGGAAACACTTGAGGAGCAATTGGTTCTACTTAAGCCCCAAGTTCTTGTGGCTGTGGGGGAATATGTTCATACCGCATTGAAAGGATCAAGGTACTGCCAATCGGATGCCGTTTCTGTCCTCCGGCTGCCTCATCCAAGTCCTCGATCTGTTAATAATAACGATTGGCCGAATAAGGCTCGAGCTTTTTTGGAGGAGAACAACCTAATCCGTTTTTTGCGGAATGAGGCTTAA
- the LOC119552762 gene encoding tRNA-specific adenosine deaminase 2, whose product MAAFMEEALVEARRARDAGEVPVGCVFVHGDKVVARGGNEVNIHRNATRHAEFICIDAILASCRERRLPARQLFSEITVVVTVEPCIMCSAALHTLGVKEIIYGCENDRFGGKTVVDVAAVVGQRIDITGGVRADEAMALLKEFYKGDNPAAPPQAKKKK is encoded by the coding sequence ATGGCCGCCTTTATGGAGGAAGCGTTGGTGGAGGCACGGCGAGCACGTGACGCCGGCGAGGTGCCCGTGGGCTGTGTTTTCGTTCATGGAGACAAGGTGGTCGCACGTGGCGGGAACGAGGTGAACATCCACAGGAACGCCACCCGACATGCCGAGTTCATTTGCATCGACGCGATCCTGGCCAGCTGTCGCGAGAGACGTCTTCCCGCGCGTCAGCTGTTCAGCGAGATTACCGTGGTGGTCACCGTGGAGCCCTGCATCATGTGCTCCGCAGCCCTCCACACGCTGGGGGTCAAGGAGATCATCTATGGCTGCGAAAACGATCGCTTTGGTGGCAAGACCGTGGTGGACGTGGCAGCCGTCGTTGGCCAAAGGATCGATATCACGGGCGGAGTTCGAGCGGATGAGGCGATGGCCCTGCTGAAGGAGTTCTACAAGGGCGACAATCCGGCGGCACCGCCACAGGCCAAGAAGAAGAAGTAG